AGTTTACATGATTCTGTAATTTGACAACTCCCCATAataatcctgtttacatgaATGAAGTACTTATTTCCattatccagagagaattgtGTGAATtggaggggtttttttttgctcaaaAAATAACTTTCTGACACCCGTCTAAATTGTCACTATTAGGGTACTTATGCCTGtctaaaaaaaaagcatagtAATTATGTCTTGCAACACACATAACATAAATTCCATCTCGAAacatggtgtttacatgggtcCTGACTTATTCCCATTGTTGCCTTAATCGCATTCTAATCACatttttgatgtgcatgtaaacgtgacACATGATAGATACATGGTGAACACCCCCTCCAAAAATAGGATGCAGAAGAGTTGGACCAGAAGTGAAAGGATGCTCCGAACCTCGCGGTGCGGAGAAACTTGGCTCAATAGGGAATCGAAACGTAGCAGACCCTCCGAGGCGACTGAGCGCAGTCCCGTCTCACACCTCCGACCACGGCTAATCAATCACGACAGCCGCATGTGCACACCCTGCGGGTTGCCACGGTAACAGACAAGTCGGTCGATAACAGCATATTGAGTGAGTgtccttttattttttgtcctgCACCCCCCCACATCCCCAAGGAGGAATCTATCAGTCTTAGGAAAAGTTGCGGAGCGCCACCGAAGTTTCACATCCCGGAGTGATCTGATCGTCTTCCACGTCCTTCCAGAAGTTCAACAGctcaaaaaaacataatccCAGAACTCTGAGCAACGTGATGATAATGCATTTCATGTTTTAGTGGAGCGGGACACTGGGAATTTAAGTTTCGTCAAGATGTCTGGATGGATGAGTCCAGCCCGATGCTTTGATGATGCAGTGCGCTCACTATAATTTATGAATGGGTCAAagttgtatgtatgtgtgcttgtgtgtgcccgtgtgtgcatgggtgtgcgtgcgtgcacatgCGGTAAAAGCCTCCCACTCCCCCATCCGGGTTCATGACCAAGTTAGTCAATAAGTTAGGTAGTCAGTAGTGAGTTGTTAAGCAGGAGTCCTTGTAGTGTAGTTCGTAGCTTGGGACCGAGGCAGCAGCGTCACCCTACACCTCCGTCTCTTTCCACCCAACCCCTCTCTTGCTTCGTTCCTGCAgggttgccagttcaaatctCTCCCGGGACAACAACGCTGTACTGGTCGTGGCGCTCACAGTTCTGGGGATTGAGGCAATAAACAAAAATCCCCCTGAACCCCACACCAAGGACGCAGCTTGTGGCGGTGGGGTTGTCGGTCCGAATCCCCGTCGGTGTAAAGCTAGCAGCTAGCAGTAGTCCTCACAGTTCTTGGGGATTGAGGCCGTTaagagaaaaaaacccacacccaccccaccccaccctcacctcacctcacccccTGAATGTACCTCTCCCAGGACGTAACGTGCGGCTGTAGGGTTTTGTCGGTGCGAAGCTGACCTAGTAGTAGTCCTCGTAGTTCTTGGGGTTGAGGCAGTAGAGGATTCCCCCGCCGAAGGAGAAGATGGTCCCGCCCCAGGCGAGGCCGTAGCCCCAGTTGAACTCGTGGTAGATCCGCAGGTTGATGCTCTCGATGAACTTGATGGGGTAGAGGACCAAGCTGCACGCCTGGAGGACAACTGGAAGACAGGGCCAGATGATAACTACAGGGCAAATGATCATTTCTAACAAGTCTCATTTCTATCATCACTATAGAAACAACAGTTAAAGGGCTACAATTGcttttttgggagtttggcccattggtcatcttacccaatatgtgagagaatgtgagaggattggcactaaaatcttctctgtgtctccggCAGAaagctctaaggctggatggttagttaattttaatgacacatgtctaaacctgccaggcttgtttaggggagtggtaaaacagacaaaaaacaatgCACTTTTTGGAAGTACTTTCTCTGGCAGACGATCTCTCTTCCCACAAGACTTTGAGTGTaagttttgtttacacaggaagtgaggaagttagccagacagctaaaggGTTTTGCACTGTTGATTCGTAATGGACTTCATTAATGATGAAGTTATGACTCAGCAGGcaacagaataaaaaccaaCACCAATTTTGAATTACTAAAAGGTCTAttttcatactttggataatgctaattgcCTACGATTACTCAGCATACTGTATGCACCAGACAGAGCtttctaccagagacacagagatgattttggtatcAATACTCTTGTCAGATATAGTGACCAGTggaccaaactcccaaaaagtcagcaAAGTCCTTTAATAGACCTAGAGGACAACTGgatgagggggaagagaggttataaataaaaatatatatatgtttcaCTACAGCAATCATTTCTAAAACAATAGCTAGACAACAATAGTTTCTGTAGTCACTACAGAATCTATAATCTTTATGTTTAGTAGATCATGCCTGCAGGATGACATGAAGAGCAGGAGGGGTTATAaatgataaatatatatatatattaaatatatatttcagCTACAGGGTAAACTATCAGGACCCAACatagaaaaacagcagaaattgGGAGATCTTTGCACTCAGAGCTTTAAAATGCTTTATTACATAATAGGGCtcaataaattattttgtttgaatgatTAATTATTGAATCAAAAGAGTGCAATGCAAACCAACTTTTTCTGATGTGAAATGGGTCTCCTGTAAACTTTAATAAGCCTGAGTTCACGGTGTTTGGTCACAGatacttttcatttctttttttttttcttggttcattttttattttgtttttagcaGCCACTACAAAGCAGTTCATTCTGCACATAttagaaaaacagcagaaatgaacATCGACTGGGTCGAGAACCAAGCGGCACGCCCGGAGGGGGTGTCATTTAGTTCTGTTTAGTTCATTTAGCAcattttagaaaaacaaaataaatcaaacttgATCAGGCatgggggaaagagggaggatgacgaaggagaaaaaggagacatTCTGGAGGAACTGAGACGGggtaagaggagagaggatgggatggaaggaaggatggagaggtggaggtgggatgAGAGAGGTGTAGGAATTGGGGGGATGAGAAGGAGGACGTGGGTAGGAGGTGGATTAAGGGGTCGAAAGGAAGAAGAGCGGGTGCTGGGAGGGctggaaagatggagggataaaGGAGGGATGAGCGTGGGCCAAATAGAGCAATGGGAGATCAACTAATGAGTTAAGATGAGatagggagggatggagagagggtgagaggaggaggaaggagacggGCTGAGTttaaggagggatggagggattaCGGGAGGTAAaaaggagggcagagggaggggaagggggagaaTGGGCAGGGAGCTAGATGTTtaaaaaaggaggggagagagatgggtggcAGTAGAACAAAGGAGAACACATCAATCGTTATTTCTTCAAAGGGAATTCATCTTGTGGGAACATAAACAAGCCCTGGCACTTTCCTaaaagaagggaaaaaacaTAGAATGCATAATATCCAAAAGACATGCTAATATTAACACAGATGGTGTGGAAAAACAATCTTAAAGGGGTAGTTGGTTGTTAAGAAGCCTATATCTGATTTATCATTCACTGAGTCCCTTTTTAGTCCTTCCAAAAAGCCCTCAGTGTTTGACTTTTTCAGATATGGGAAGGAGAAGTTAGCGTTTGTGACCCAGCATGGAGAAACAGGCACATTGTGGGAGCAAGTGTTACTGATCTTTAGGTTCATAGCTTTAAAATGGCATATTATATAATAGGGTTCAATAAATGATTTAGTTtgatttattaattattgaatcaGAAGAGTGCATTTTGACTTTTTCTGATAAGATTTCAAATCAACGGTGCTGAAAATCACTTCTctgaaaaatgacaacaaatcgCAGTTTTCCAGCAGTTTTATGGCAAGGTTAGGGTTGCATGATTGATGAAGTGATTAGAAATATGATTTTTCAAAAAGTTTTTCAGCCCTATTGACTTGCACTTGTGAGGCTCAGCTTCTAAtttctcaaaattcaaacagggCTCCTACATATATTCCTTTTAGAAATTTTTGCCAGACCTTGATTTCTTTATTGGATTTGCAATATGACCAGGCCTCATCACTATAGCTGAAGAAAGAAATCTTCACAGGACTACCAGTTCACATAGACTCCTTAAAACtctgaactatccctttaaggtGAGGTGATTTTGAGTGTTGTATCTAACTGCTGTGGTTTTCTGACAGGCAACACATCCAGCtttgcaaaatgaaacatttcacgcctaaaaaaatgaaattttccAATTATTCCAGGCGgtgaaaatgggaaaatgtggAAACTTGACAGTTGTCCAATTTGAGATTGGGGTTGGCAGGGGAAATTAAACGGACAGGCGTGACACTCCGCGCCGACCCTGCTGGGCCCGAGTCATAAAAACAGGATTTTCTCTAAATGAGTTTGAGGAAGacagaaattgtgtgtgtgtgtgtgtgtgtgtgtgtgcatgtgcgtttgAGTAAGCGTGTGTATTGCGATGTCTAcatgagggtgtgtgtatgtgtgtgtatatgtgtgtgtgtgaaagtgcatACACATAGCCTATagcagtttgtgtgtatgtgtgtgtgtgcactcttccgcacatacattttgacattcatgcatttgtttttgacatgcatgcaaacttatgtgtatttgagtgtttgCGTGCCTTTATAATAAGTAAGCAAACATTATTGTTTaccctctgtgtgtatgtgtgtgtgtgtgtgtgtatgtgcgtgtgtgtgtgtgcatgtgtgtgtgcgtgtgtgcatgtgaaccTGCGGCGAAGAGCATGACGGCAACGGGCGCGTAGAATCGCCGTCTCGTGCCGATGCACACGGCAACCAGAGCGACCAGGAACGACATCAGCACCAAGGCTCCGCCCCCTAGCAACAGGGCCAGCGTAGCAACCTGCCAGTCTGGACagtgaggggagggagaaaaggagacaacaaaatagaggggggggggggggggggatatggCAGAAGAAGGGAGataaagaagaaaggagagcgaTTGAGGGAGCGTCCGGACAAGAAAGCAGCATTCGGAAAGTTCTGGCAATAAAAAAGTATGGAGTAACATTTAGAGAACATTCATGAATAAATGCAACACAGCGACGGCATGGCAGagctaaaaaagaaagaaaggcacaagaccttggagagagggaggaggaggaggaggaggaggaggaggaggaggaggaggaggagggggggggggagagcaaCAGGAGAGGAATTACTTTATTTCACGTTTCATTTGAACTGTCTTTGTCACCGTTGAGTttgctgagaggagagagaagaggcagcgtgggagagaatgagggaaggagggaagggaggaagaaggatggaatagaggaagagaaggaaggaaggtaggaagaTAGGGCAGGCAgatgggagggagaaaaggatggaagaaggaaggaattaatgaaaaagggaggaatgaacaaagaaacaaaggagggaacagagggagaaaagaaaaggggataaaaggagggaagcaaggaaagatagagggaaggagaggaagggagaaggaagggagaacaAGTAGAtagaagggagaaaaggaagcaaagaaaggagagagggaaagaagggaggaatgagtgaaggaaggaataaaggaagggagggaaggaagaagaagatggagtatggaaggaatgaatgaaaaaatgaaggaacaaggggggaaaagaagggaaaaaagaggggggatgaaaggaaggaagcaaggaaagaTGTAGGcaaggaagggaggaatgaggGAAGAAGGGGGAATGAAAGtaaggaaacaaggaaagaTAGAGGGAATGAAGGGTGGAATGAGGGAAGAAAGGAATAAAGGACGGGAGGGGAGGACAAGAAGATAGAAGGAAGAGAAGCATGGACGACGGAAGGAATgacagaaagaaggaatgaagggagaaagggggatAAAAGGAAAGAAGCaaggaaagatagagggagggaaggaagggaggaatgaaaggaggaaaagaaggggaGATAAAAAatagagggatggaagggaggAATGAGGGAAGAGGGAACAAATGAATGCAGTGTATGAAACAAGgaaccaacaaaaacaaaaggaagcgaggaagaaagaggggaagtaacgctgtgaggaagagagggagggatggaaggagggagggaaggagagatgaagagaggaagcGGCAGAGTGTCGTAGAGAGGTTGATGGCCgataaaaagaagagaggaggaggaggagaagcaaggGGAGAGGCACGAGCATAATGTtacaaggac
The window above is part of the Centroberyx gerrardi isolate f3 chromosome 21, fCenGer3.hap1.cur.20231027, whole genome shotgun sequence genome. Proteins encoded here:
- the LOC139928801 gene encoding transmembrane protein 47-like, translating into MSSAVTETEEAARSSPLTPLKLVGLVCVFLALCLDVGAVMSPAWVTADDQYYLSLWESCWKPASTENWQCNSTLDSDWQVATLALLLGGGALVLMSFLVALVAVCIGTRRRFYAPVAVMLFAAVVLQACSLVLYPIKFIESINLRIYHEFNWGYGLAWGGTIFSFGGGILYCLNPKNYEDYY